A genomic stretch from Spirochaetota bacterium includes:
- a CDS encoding histidine triad nucleotide-binding protein, whose product MGVENCIFCKIVRKEIPSKIVYEDEDTLAFDDINPQAPVHTLVIPKKHIPNLMELEDSNLLSSIFRTIKQVVRIKNLENDGFRVVVNYLHKGGQTVFHLHFHILGGRQMTWPPG is encoded by the coding sequence ATGGGTGTAGAGAATTGTATATTCTGTAAAATAGTCAGGAAGGAGATCCCTTCAAAGATTGTTTATGAGGATGAAGATACTCTTGCGTTTGATGATATAAATCCTCAAGCTCCAGTCCATACTCTTGTGATTCCAAAGAAACATATACCGAATTTGATGGAACTTGAAGATAGTAATCTATTGAGTAGTATATTTAGAACCATAAAGCAAGTTGTAAGGATCAAGAATCTAGAGAATGATGGTTTTCGTGTAGTTGTTAACTATCTACACAAAGGTGGACAAACCGTGTTTCATTTACATTTTCATATACTTGGTGGCAGACAGATGACCTGGCCACCGGGCTAG
- the metG gene encoding methionine--tRNA ligase, with product MAKYLITSALPYANGPIHIGHIAGAYLPADIYYRYRKMKKDDVIFICGTDEHGVPITIRAMQENTTPEEIVKKYHEQIKESFKKLYIEFDNFSGTHRDVHFKISQEFFLNVLNNGYTVVKEQEQFYCDNDKMFLPDRYVTGKCPKCGYEYAKGDQCEKCGSTLDPTELIDPKCAICGNKPVIKKTKHWYFTLNKFEENLREYLNSKIDWKPNVRDFALSWINEGLKDRPISRDLNWGIPLPIEGTEGKVMYVWFEAPIGYISSTIEWAQKVGQPDKWKEYWLDPETKLIHFIGKDNIPFHAIIWPATLMAQNGNWILPYNIPANEFMNLEGEKISTSRNWAIWVDDIVSKFNPDAVRYYLCINMPETKDANFYWREFQEKVNEELANAFGNLVSRVLKFLNSKNNGIIPTPIPSLYSPLENTILKNLEEIPQTIGELLEKFEFRQAIKYLREIAFLGNKYVDEAKIWTLKPNTDEFNTKLFIAVQIIFTLGLSMYPFMPSSSEKIMKMLGYDKEILKQITWDDIGKIFVRTNTRISPDIETLFTKIPDEVIEIEIEKLKASAKKENIETIPTDEIIDIEYFKKLDLRVAKVKEASRIPKSKKLLKLIVEIGSTEKQIIAGIGEHYNPEDVIGKNIIIVNNLKPVTLMGESSYGMLLAAKDNNGKLVIITTDEDIESGSRVS from the coding sequence ATGGCAAAATATCTAATTACATCCGCACTACCCTACGCTAATGGACCAATACACATAGGACACATTGCAGGAGCATACCTACCAGCAGACATATACTACAGATACAGAAAGATGAAGAAAGATGATGTTATCTTCATATGCGGAACCGATGAACACGGAGTTCCAATCACTATAAGAGCAATGCAGGAGAATACAACACCCGAGGAAATCGTAAAGAAATATCACGAACAAATCAAAGAGAGTTTTAAAAAACTATACATTGAGTTTGACAACTTTTCAGGAACTCACAGGGATGTCCATTTCAAGATTTCACAAGAGTTTTTCTTGAATGTTTTAAACAATGGATATACCGTAGTTAAAGAACAAGAACAATTCTACTGCGATAATGACAAGATGTTTTTACCTGACAGATATGTAACAGGTAAATGTCCAAAATGCGGATATGAATATGCGAAAGGTGACCAGTGTGAAAAGTGTGGTTCAACGCTTGACCCAACCGAACTTATAGACCCAAAGTGTGCTATATGTGGAAACAAGCCTGTAATAAAGAAAACAAAACACTGGTATTTTACACTAAACAAGTTTGAAGAGAATTTAAGAGAATACTTAAATTCAAAAATTGACTGGAAGCCGAACGTTAGAGACTTCGCTCTTTCTTGGATAAACGAAGGACTGAAAGACAGACCTATATCACGAGACCTCAATTGGGGGATACCTCTACCTATTGAAGGGACCGAAGGTAAAGTTATGTATGTTTGGTTTGAAGCACCAATAGGCTACATTTCATCCACGATAGAATGGGCTCAAAAGGTAGGACAACCAGACAAATGGAAAGAATACTGGCTAGACCCCGAAACAAAACTCATTCACTTCATCGGAAAGGATAATATCCCATTCCACGCTATAATATGGCCCGCAACACTTATGGCGCAGAACGGCAACTGGATATTACCATACAACATACCTGCTAACGAATTTATGAACCTAGAAGGTGAGAAAATCTCAACCTCAAGGAACTGGGCTATATGGGTTGATGACATTGTTTCAAAATTCAACCCTGATGCCGTAAGGTATTATCTCTGCATAAATATGCCAGAAACGAAGGATGCCAACTTCTACTGGAGAGAGTTTCAGGAAAAGGTAAATGAAGAGCTAGCAAACGCCTTCGGAAACCTAGTATCCAGAGTTTTGAAGTTCTTGAACTCAAAAAACAACGGTATCATTCCAACACCAATCCCATCTCTATATTCACCTCTTGAGAATACAATCCTCAAAAATCTAGAAGAGATACCTCAAACCATTGGAGAGCTGCTTGAGAAGTTTGAGTTCAGACAGGCAATAAAATATCTAAGAGAAATCGCCTTTCTTGGCAACAAGTATGTTGACGAAGCAAAAATATGGACACTAAAACCTAACACTGATGAGTTTAACACAAAACTATTCATTGCTGTTCAGATAATCTTCACACTCGGACTCTCAATGTATCCTTTCATGCCATCATCATCAGAAAAGATTATGAAGATGCTAGGATACGATAAAGAAATATTAAAACAAATAACTTGGGATGACATCGGTAAAATATTCGTCAGAACAAACACTAGAATATCACCAGACATAGAAACTCTTTTCACAAAAATACCAGATGAGGTTATTGAAATTGAGATAGAAAAACTTAAAGCCTCTGCCAAGAAAGAGAACATAGAGACGATACCAACAGATGAGATAATAGACATAGAATACTTCAAGAAACTTGACTTGAGAGTTGCTAAAGTCAAGGAAGCGTCAAGAATACCAAAATCAAAGAAACTCTTAAAACTTATAGTTGAAATTGGTTCAACAGAAAAGCAGATAATAGCAGGTATAGGAGAACACTATAACCCAGAAGATGTGATAGGAAAGAATATAATAATAGTAAATAATCTTAAACCAGTCACATTGATGGGGGAGAGTTCTTATGGAATGCTACTAGCGGCAAAAGACAATAATGGAAAACTTGTCATAATAACGACCGATGAAGATATTGAAAGTGGTTCCAGAGTATCGTAA
- the rpsU gene encoding 30S ribosomal protein S21, translating to MALVVEIRDGDNVEFALKKFKRFVEMEGILSEYKAHLRYKKPSEERKEKLAAMKKKLRRLQGTKDKKK from the coding sequence ATGGCTTTGGTTGTTGAAATAAGAGATGGAGATAATGTTGAGTTTGCTCTGAAAAAGTTTAAAAGGTTCGTTGAGATGGAAGGGATACTGTCAGAGTATAAAGCACACTTGAGGTATAAGAAACCGAGTGAGGAGAGAAAAGAAAAGCTTGCTGCTATGAAAAAGAAATTAAGAAGACTTCAAGGCACTAAAGATAAGAAAAAGTAA
- the csrA gene encoding carbon storage regulator CsrA, protein MLVLSRKEEQSIIIGENIEIKILSIRGDTVKIGISAPPELKIYRKEVLEEIQRANINAVQSSKNLKDIILGKVKEAIEKNQTTDK, encoded by the coding sequence ATGCTAGTTCTATCAAGAAAAGAGGAACAGAGCATAATAATAGGAGAAAATATTGAGATAAAGATTCTTTCAATCAGGGGAGACACTGTAAAGATTGGAATTTCCGCACCACCAGAACTAAAAATATACAGAAAGGAAGTTTTGGAAGAAATCCAGAGAGCAAATATTAATGCAGTCCAAAGTTCTAAAAACTTAAAGGATATCATTCTTGGTAAAGTTAAGGAGGCGATTGAAAAGAACCAAACGACAGACAAATAA
- the fliW gene encoding flagellar assembly protein FliW, which yields MKILSKHFGEIEIEEEHIVTFDKGIIAFEEYKRYVFIEFEKDSFIYWMQSIQNPDLCFLVANPYVFKPDYILDVYEDDLKSIDMEKEEDLMVFVILNVNLENHTITANLLGPIIVNTKNNKGVQAVSRLNDYPTDYDITSNVKV from the coding sequence ATGAAGATACTCTCAAAACACTTTGGAGAGATAGAGATAGAAGAAGAACACATAGTAACATTTGATAAAGGCATCATAGCTTTCGAAGAATATAAGCGATATGTATTTATAGAGTTTGAGAAAGATTCTTTCATCTACTGGATGCAGTCAATACAAAACCCTGACCTCTGCTTCTTGGTGGCAAACCCCTACGTTTTTAAACCCGACTACATACTAGATGTTTATGAAGACGACCTCAAATCCATTGACATGGAAAAAGAAGAGGATTTGATGGTATTTGTAATACTTAATGTAAATCTTGAAAATCACACGATAACCGCAAACCTACTAGGTCCTATAATAGTAAATACTAAAAATAACAAAGGTGTCCAAGCAGTTTCAAGACTAAACGATTACCCAACTGACTATGACATAACCTCAAATGTAAAAGTCTAG
- a CDS encoding SpoIIE family protein phosphatase, whose amino-acid sequence MITTIIISIIYGGVLFIFIHSLLTNYFFTSLRKSFRIAYNTSLTTIFISSTSNFISFFLNQPLHNEVNENLITISALSISILIGSAYSKKYILPKILIILSIILSIIFSLFGTHQQKIFNIISLSQIAYIPTILSMKIILADTLTGVIRNEERYLKSDVHLKHNYTLALVSIPLLLFLIKFTLPFVIHNTEVKHLIQGIFLSLMIITLFYSRRNFGIFLKSKIEDENRKFLTLYKTVVDEIVIGREIVEKLLPNKKHIKGIEFDKYFKPAVLVGGDFIDIIPLSESKFIAYIADVSGHGISAGIIVSMLKALILKEVVEGYSNLTAVIRNLNSDFNNLISETGRYSTLFITLIDKNKRKFQYVSCGHIDCLYWSSTLNEFFLLSSTAPILGLLSKIDAYSSDIDFNYNDYIILLSDGLFSITTKDGEILSIENFMNIVSKYINPQIMPNELMFKVSQEIENIIETGHVVDDITMLFLKL is encoded by the coding sequence ATGATAACTACTATAATCATATCTATAATATATGGGGGTGTCTTATTCATATTCATACACTCCTTACTAACAAATTACTTTTTTACCTCTTTAAGAAAGTCATTCAGAATAGCATATAATACATCTTTGACAACTATCTTTATATCATCAACATCTAACTTTATATCTTTTTTTTTAAATCAACCACTCCACAACGAAGTAAATGAAAACCTAATTACTATATCTGCACTATCAATATCAATACTTATTGGATCCGCTTACAGTAAAAAATACATCTTACCAAAAATTCTGATTATCTTATCAATCATACTATCAATCATCTTCAGTCTTTTCGGAACACACCAACAAAAAATCTTTAACATAATATCACTCTCACAAATTGCGTATATACCTACAATTCTATCAATGAAAATCATACTTGCTGATACTCTTACAGGAGTTATTAGAAATGAAGAAAGGTACTTAAAATCCGATGTGCATCTAAAACACAACTATACACTAGCATTAGTATCTATACCACTGCTTTTGTTTTTAATAAAATTCACCTTACCGTTCGTAATACACAATACAGAAGTTAAACACCTAATACAAGGTATATTCCTATCACTAATGATTATAACATTATTCTATTCAAGAAGAAATTTCGGGATCTTCCTAAAGTCAAAGATAGAAGACGAAAACAGAAAATTTCTAACACTCTACAAAACAGTAGTAGATGAGATAGTAATAGGTAGAGAAATTGTTGAAAAACTACTACCTAACAAAAAGCATATCAAAGGGATCGAGTTCGACAAATATTTCAAACCAGCAGTATTAGTTGGTGGAGACTTCATAGACATCATACCTCTCTCTGAGAGCAAATTCATAGCATACATAGCAGATGTATCCGGACACGGTATATCAGCAGGTATAATCGTATCTATGCTAAAGGCTCTAATTCTTAAGGAAGTAGTAGAAGGATACTCTAACTTAACAGCAGTTATAAGAAACCTAAACTCAGACTTCAACAACCTAATAAGTGAAACTGGTAGGTATTCAACATTGTTCATTACTCTGATAGACAAAAATAAGAGAAAATTTCAATATGTAAGTTGTGGACATATAGACTGCTTATATTGGAGTTCTACACTAAACGAGTTCTTTCTCCTATCCTCAACCGCACCGATACTAGGATTATTAAGCAAGATAGATGCGTATTCCTCTGACATTGACTTTAACTACAACGATTACATAATACTACTGAGTGATGGACTATTCTCAATAACCACCAAAGACGGCGAAATACTCTCAATTGAAAACTTTATGAATATAGTCTCAAAATACATAAATCCACAAATAATGCCAAACGAACTTATGTTTAAAGTATCACAAGAAATAGAAAACATAATTGAAACAGGACATGTAGTTGATGACATAACGATGCTGTTTTTAAAACTTTAA
- a CDS encoding acyl-CoA thioesterase, whose amino-acid sequence MICETIIRVRYSETDQMGIVYYSNYFVWMEVGRTDLIRKSGITYKQIEENGFLLPVVYASAKFIGSAYYDDEIIIQSGLIELSKTKLSIGYRIYRKTENDRELICIGLSDLVFLDKSTRKITKAPEFFTKSITITPHQEYYQFLDEIKRYLKI is encoded by the coding sequence ATGATATGCGAAACAATCATCAGAGTAAGATACTCAGAAACAGATCAGATGGGAATTGTGTATTATTCAAACTACTTTGTCTGGATGGAAGTTGGCAGGACAGATCTAATTAGAAAATCTGGTATTACATACAAGCAGATTGAAGAAAATGGGTTTTTGCTACCTGTTGTATATGCTTCCGCAAAGTTCATTGGTTCAGCATACTACGATGATGAGATAATAATTCAATCCGGATTGATTGAACTGTCAAAAACCAAATTAAGCATAGGCTATAGAATTTACAGGAAGACTGAAAACGACCGAGAGTTAATATGCATAGGACTTTCAGATCTGGTATTCCTAGACAAAAGCACCAGAAAGATAACAAAAGCACCTGAGTTCTTCACAAAATCCATTACAATAACTCCTCACCAAGAATATTATCAATTCTTAGATGAAATTAAGCGATACCTAAAGATTTAA
- the trxB gene encoding thioredoxin-disulfide reductase — MYDLIIIGGGVAGFSAGLYAARARLDTVLIEKLGPGGQIATTDLVENYPGIIEINGYELSIRMEEQAKKHGLKVIIDEVISASLKGEIKEITLSNGKKLKSYSVIISTGANYKKLGVPGEDKFLGRGVSFCATCDGAFFKGKDIVVVGGGNSALDEGLFLTRFVNSITLIHRRDTLRAEKVLQERVLNNPKFKFVWNSVVEEILGDEKVEAVRIRNVVDNKESILKTDGVFIFIGLYPNTSIFDEVEKNENGYIKVNLYDMSTNIPGVFAAGDCVDKFLRQAITAAGEGATAAVAAEKYIEKIKVKSH; from the coding sequence ATTTACGATCTTATAATAATAGGTGGAGGAGTTGCGGGCTTTTCCGCTGGTCTCTATGCTGCAAGGGCTAGGCTTGATACCGTTCTTATTGAGAAATTAGGTCCTGGAGGACAGATAGCAACAACAGACCTTGTTGAAAATTATCCTGGGATAATAGAGATAAACGGCTATGAACTCTCTATTAGGATGGAAGAACAAGCAAAGAAGCATGGGCTTAAGGTTATTATTGATGAAGTCATATCTGCTTCGCTTAAAGGTGAAATTAAAGAGATTACTCTATCAAATGGTAAAAAACTTAAATCCTATTCTGTCATAATATCAACAGGCGCAAACTACAAGAAGTTAGGCGTTCCAGGTGAAGATAAGTTTTTAGGAAGAGGTGTTTCTTTCTGTGCTACTTGCGATGGTGCTTTCTTCAAAGGTAAGGATATCGTCGTCGTAGGTGGTGGTAATTCCGCACTTGACGAGGGATTATTTTTAACTAGGTTCGTTAATAGTATAACTCTCATACACAGAAGGGATACCTTGAGAGCAGAAAAGGTCCTTCAGGAAAGAGTATTAAACAATCCAAAGTTCAAATTCGTATGGAATAGCGTAGTTGAAGAGATCCTAGGTGATGAAAAAGTTGAGGCTGTAAGAATTAGAAATGTAGTTGATAACAAAGAAAGCATACTGAAAACTGACGGAGTATTCATATTCATTGGCTTGTATCCAAATACATCAATATTTGATGAAGTTGAGAAGAATGAGAATGGTTACATAAAAGTTAACCTTTATGATATGAGCACTAATATACCCGGTGTATTCGCGGCAGGAGATTGTGTTGATAAGTTCCTAAGACAGGCTATAACCGCAGCAGGAGAAGGAGCAACAGCAGCAGTAGCAGCAGAAAAGTATATTGAGAAAATAAAAGTTAAGTCACATTAG